catctaggtggcagttactacttccccgatcaaggatttcagatgttctgaaagaaatacatagtagtgagactggaggacattttggtgtcttgaaaaccctcaataaagttcgggagcgcttcttctggagcaaggcgaaggatgacgtggagaagtggtgccattcttgtgacgcttgttctgctcgtaaaggaccgaagaaaagaagcagagggaagctacatctgtacaacgttggagctcctttcgaacgaattgggatcgacatccggggtcctcttccaagaactgctgatgggaacaaatacattcttgtttccatcgactacttcaccaaatggccggaagcatatcccattccagatcaagaagctaccaccgtagcagacactctagtccaacattggatctcaagatatggaacacctttgcagattcatcccgatcaagggaggaatttcatctctgctgtgtttaagggcctatgtcaaattttcggaattgagaaaactaggacaacaccactacacccacaatcggacggcatggtggagagatttaaccgcacaatcctgaataatctctcgcttatggtatccagaaatcaacaggattgggacaagaagctacctttgttcctgctggcctaccgcagtgctgtccacgagactaccggatatgccccatctcagatgctcttcggacgagagcttcggctaccttgtgatctcgtcttcggtcgtcctccggatgcacctgcatcgcctgaggagtacatccaggatctccaggctcggttggaagacgttcataacttcgcacgagagcgaatcaacatcgcggcggagaagatgaagacccgatacgacacaaggtctacgggacatgaattcaacgaaggcgacaaggtttggttatggaatcccatccgacggaaaggtctttcacccaaattgcagtcgcattgggatggaccctacaaagtccttaaccgactgaatgacgtcgtagtgaggatccaaaaatcacctaatgcaaaacctagggttgtacattatgatcggttagccccatactatggccatagttcatgagtatcacgtaaacaaccatggttgataacataaaagttgtagatattttttttttaatgtttagtaatatttcttgttattattgtgtttcctatgcattattggttgttatttaatgtgtgtatttgtgaacttgtgattgaagtttgcaccctttctggggattgtactgcccgggacgttcagtccttgggaagggggcaatgttacaaattctgtaaatagtaattattgtagtaacgtaacctgtaaatagtttcccgtaatgaatatacaaccccttttcatatggctaaagtatacgacccccctatttcttttttgttcattgataaaatttgataacggtctactattttccagaagcgtttggaatatttgagagctctcttttcggtgtgtatataagccgttagcgatggataaaaagtgagtttcgattgagatttcgaacggagagcgtatttgctctgtttatagcgaggcatttcgctgtgttgttttcgtatttggaagtaaatacgtgtgtaaccgttaagtttacggtgttgagtgatatttgcttaattgctgatgattaatttagcagttgttaacgatttctcctgtacatagtgtaaataaagctcctgtgtttttatcaagaactgtgtcttcatttcaagaaagtggaagtcgcaccgaatccgttacattaGGGACAACAGTTCCTAAAAATTTCGAATCAAGTGTAAGGACAGGTCTTTTAAAATCTCTATTAAAATTATAGTAATAGATCTTATAAATTCCCTTTAAGGATACGAACAGCAATTCCAACACAGCGTCTACAGCACCCAAAAATTATTGATCGCCTGCAAGTAATTATATGACGTTgccgaaacaaaagaaaaaggaacaaaaataataaaaaaaagatataacaagcaatttttaattgcgagaagaaaaaaaaagaaaagaaaagctgaaaaCTCTAAACTGAAGTTCGCTAACTAACTCATCAAAAGAAATTGATTTCACCAGTTAAAATTAAACTGAACATATTCTCTGAGCAGCAGTGGGTTAAGGATATGGCGTGCTGAAATGCGCAGAGCACCCAAGGTTGAACAAGCCACGAACACGCAATTTTCCTCAGGTCACGAGTTCAATGATTACAAGGCAATGCTTGTCGTGCGCTGTATTATGCATGCATCTGCGCATAAAACAAGCGAAATGACGACTCCACTTTTTTCTCCCTTCCTGCTGCCGTTCTTATCTGTCTCCAAGCAAAGTTctggaaagagaaaaaataagaagTTTCTCCTGAgaaataaaatcttaaattttattttatgggcGCTCATAACCCCAATAACGAATGTAGAATGATGGGTGTCACGAAAGAAGGACTTCTTTTGAACTCTTGTCTTCCTGAAATTAAGGAGTTTCGCTTCTGTTGCCCCGGGAGACGACCCTTAAATAATAGCGGCTGAGATTCAGTTTGATGTGTCGAGCTTAAAAGGGCCTGACCGATTAATTGAACTAGTTCTGACACGATTCTTAAAATACCACTCTTTCTTCTGTTGAGAAAGTTATTTTGGAATCAATAACTTTAAGAAAAAGTTTCAACTTTGAGTGTAACATAAGAAGGCACATCAAAGGCTAATGAATGTTCTTCCCTGCCTGGACAAGACCCCGACATAAGTCTGCCAAATTCAAATTGAGAATGGCACCACACTAATTAAAATGActgatattgtttttaaatttcagtttaataCATCACATAGCATGTGAgcataattttttgatttttttcttacaCTTAAAGAATGGCTCGTTTTTGACAACTGATCTTGAGCATGGCCGGGATAAACACCATATTTCCCTTTTCCTTCTTCAAccctttacatttttatttatttactagcattcccgtacccggcattgctcgggtaatggaattagcagggttaacagtgcttggtgcacctagtttcgaaaatcccctataataattacttattacctataattttttctaattttgggaggatcccggggcccctggactctcCTTATATATAtacccttgtccttaaccgatctttaactgttattaaagatcctttaaaagtattgattatctttgcaaacacaggccatccacattttattgttatacctatgtttaagcaagaacttctttgtatgcaacatatttagtttttactttcttctatatctaatatatagaagaaagtattggattcgtgcaaattttcgaatttcgaattttgacggattcgaacgttttgaggtgtgctgagtccatttcgactatttttggaaaatgtctgtctgtctgtgtgtgtgtgtgtatgtgtgtgtgtgtattgtcacgtctgtgtgtgaccagttttttgtggccgctctacagcaaaaactaccgcatgaaatcgaacgaaatttggtacgcatatgtgcccctatgtgaacttgtgcccattggtttttagcgtgaattcctccaaggggggtggagcaatgggacgtttttttgagttacgcgtgattgctattcctcaggaagtaactggcggaatcaaacaaaatttggtccatatgttgccagtaacaggaacaggtgctgattcaattttggtgtcaataactcaaacgggggttgagctatagaacgttttttgtcgtcaattgtgactgatgtatctcaagaaataatgaacggaatgaaagaaaaatttatcggcaagtagcttttagtgggtataaaagctgattttattttggtgtcaacagctaaaaaggggggtagcgcaatcgcccgttctttttttccattgtgagtcccctatctcaagaagtaatgctacgttctggttgaaatttggaatatatgtgaatccatatgtaaacaggctttggttcaattttggcgccaatcgcgccaagaggtgctgatttatttttattatcattattttttagcgaataaaaatagctttattaatgcaacaaaaagaaagataaatcgtaatagattatcgtctgcttatttctcgtgattttaattgtatggaaatgatcggaaatattatctcaatgatttaaaatttttaactgttgccatcttatgtttgctaacaaataaaatatttgtaattaattcaagcaaggcttttaaaataactttcaattttcgctctttgctttgcttttgcaataattcagacattgggatggtcgtcaagtttttgcatgtgtcattttgtgtttgttgggaatattgcttccccgtcaagcatggggagggatcagaaaaaaaaaaagaaaaatatagaagaaagtttcgtgatggccacagcatactagtttttttctggtgctaaaattattaagctgcttgatgaactgactttcgagcaagctacataaaattggtcgTGAGAAAAAAAGtcctctcttaaatcgatccctgctacttttaatgtatgtccttgtgacttattaacggttattgcaaagcaaacttttacaggaaactgcactcttatgaattcaaaaggatagtccacctgtgatgatgttcttaaaaacgtcgtttctagttttgaaaaaatgaaagcaaaagacagaaacattattatttgacttgagaaaaagcctcgagaatcacgtgagaaacaaaaacaatatcaaatttaaaattcaccaTCGAGCAAAAGTTGAgaagaagtactgaataatgatttgaatggaggaaagcttccaaaaataagggatttgaatttcaatgacaggttttaatttcacagaaattaaggggttttaattaatttctcctgaactaatcgatatttcgaaaaatcctttcttagtggatactttcataatcatgtggacatgcctgccaaatttcaagtccgaggcttcagcggtattggctgtgcgttgatatatatatatatatatatatatatatatatatatatatatatatatatatatatatatatatatatatatatatatatatatatatatatgttatctcaggacattgatttttatatattaagatttatttattttttgtctgatGGGGGCTGCGTTTTAGGCTATTTATCCTTTTAGcatacggcatccagtctttcaagtgccaccattaaggcgcggatgccAATGGCACGAATAAtttggacgcccagtttccaccccATGGGGGCACCTAGGCTctcttttgatgcgaaattgcactaggaattttaattttgcagagGGAATTTTAAGctaaacgaatacccaagggatcttttacatgccgcataatcatacgacatgggcgctgaccCTTCACAAAACTAAGTTTAGAGatacaaaaaatgcacaaatacTGAAGATACTATTTtcttatagaaatatttttgatgaaaatttcgcCCGAATGCGATAAAATTCACAATTGGAGTTTTATAATTCACTCACACTAACGTGAAACAAATTGGCAGGGTCTTTGGGTAATCTCTACTCACTTGACCTGtgaaaccaaaaaaagaaaaactcctctcccccccccccacccctttaaaaaaaaaacttagaagaGGTTGAAGAAATGAAGAAGAAACTCGGAAGGTGATGAACAGTGTTAGTACACTTACCAGGAAACCACGTGatagtgtaataataaaaaaaccaaatgAGTAGCAATCGAAAAACAGTGTAAAACGTGTGTCTGGATGGATAAATTATTTGACCTCGTGTCTCCGTTACCGAAATAGGAGGTCTTAAAGTctaacgaaattttaagaaaagttgccaAGTTTAGCGAGTTTTAGTGAGTAATAGAAGATATCTTTCATGCGATTTGTTTATGGATGCAGACGGGGAAACTGCGTGGTTAATTTCTTGCCAAGTCGTTAAATTTAGCAgtcttcttaaaatttcggcagactttaagacttAATATCTCGATAATGGATAGACgagggtaaatatttttttcaccaaaagTGTTTCCATACATGTTCCTCCGATTGTTACTTATTTCAACTCTTCCTTTTTGCACTATTCGTGTGGTTAGAAGAACGTAACAGTGATTCAAGAAATAAAGAGCcgtggaaaaaaaagtaaatcttttttttttttttttttttttgtaaggctGGTAAATTgattcttaaatgcaaattaataacattttgccaataaaatactttttgttaaataactaacttgaaaaatacttcaaaatttattAGCTGATGAAAGGGAGAGTTTGGAGTAGTTCCAATTAATCAATTGCATGTGTTGCAGTTTTGTTAGCTTCCCCCACCAATATTTTCCGTTATCACTATTTTCAGCCTATTGATTTTTGCCATACTATTACAGTGTGCTTCTATTTTATGGACATTTCAATTTTCAACCTGTCAGTTACATCTAAAACTTCATAATAGGAATTCTCGCTTCGACTGACATTTACAAAGCCTGTCAACAGTCAGTCAATGATTCTACTTGCTTTTTTAGATGTATTTATGATAAATTgtgaataataaatgaaaaaaaaatgtgttatgtaGCATTGCATGAAGTGTGGGAATGAAGTTTCAACTTATTGAAACTTAGCAGATAAATACTAAACATTTTGCATCGACACTCTACAGTGGTGGTCAGAGTTTTAATGATAACAGAAaattgcatagaaaaaaaaaatcctgaaataattcagtgaaatttatacagaaaatgcctttttatgctaGACATCATTGTGGAAGGCcgaacatttgaaaatataaactaaaatttttttccgtggttaataaaaaaaaatatatatatatatatatatcattattgAAACCAGACAAAATTATAAGCACAACGAGAGTTTTGCCCTGAAAAACCCTAGTAATCAATGTAGATGTAGACAGGCATAACATGTTGTATATACTGCAGTGAAATAGTAAAGagtagtatctgcaaaaatgagtttttgagacatttgaaggaACGCGTTTCGGATTCCATATTAACAGTAGGAGAATGTTGTAGTTTGACGggggttttttttccttgccttatttttagcggaaaccaaataagcgataAAGCCTTAatacaatagatgataaaaatacaaaaaatgaaaagtaaaaatttgcagttactacgCTTTACGTAACACGGCAGTATATGTGCAGAAATTTATTGCTTCGTGAAAGGTTTATAGCCCTCTCATCTTCCCCCCTCCTATTTACTCCTACCTCCATGAGGTATTGCAAATGGTGCTGTCAACATTTGGCACAATATCCCAATTGACGGGGTAATTAACAACAATGACCAGCTGCACCCTCACaatatacttttttgttttctgttgtTGGGACACCACTCGTCATTCTGCACAAATTCGCAAACCCAATTTTGTGATTATTGTGCCAAATGTCAAACTTTGGCACTGAAATGTTGACACAATGAGAAGCATCAATGGATAACGTTCGGATGAGCTGCTGGATGAAGTACCGCTAAATACGTATGGGAACTCATTGTAATATTTCCTGTATAtcagggattaaaaaaaaaaatttttgtcaaaatatccgaaatattttattgattttctgACTTCCAACTAATTGGATTGTACCACGTCAACTAGCTGGATTACCTATTTTCCTTCCATCGGTACTTTCTTGTTGTCACTTATGGCTTGATGACATGTTTACTTTCTACCTTGCCGAAAGTAGCAAAATAATGTTAAAGTCACCGCCATGTTTGCTCCTCTTTTTctgaatttacattttaattcagtttttaatgtttattaatgaCTCGATATATTTATTTCACGAATTATTCAACAGTTCAACGGCACTTTTAGGTGCTTTATTTAATTTCCGGTTTTTTTATGCGGAACTTTTCACgttattgcttttatttggatgatttttttccattttaacggCTCAATTAGatcatttagttatttatttatttttttagcgattacatataatttttttaatacaaaataatgtATAGCATCGTCATAAACAAGTAGTTTCTGCGTAAATGTGTTCAAAAGTGGTGgcaatgtataaaattaaaaaaaaaaaaatcgccaagatttaaaatatcactttttagaaaaaacgcattttattcaGAATCACTGAGATAATAATAGGAATCCGTTGCTCCCCACCTTCAACCAATAAGTTCCTTCAAGTGTTCCCGAAAAACCTGCTGAGTCCTCCGAGCCTCTCGAGGAACTCATTCGGAGTAATTAAAGTATCACCACCAATAAATATATCCCACTCAGGGTACATTTTCATCACTTCGTAAGCACACCTCATCTCTGAATATGTTACTCCACCCACGATGTAGAAAATCAGCTTTGACGCGTCTTCGCGTTTACCGTCAGCACACCAGGATCGAGAATATCCTCCTTTTAGCAAAGGTTCTTCGCTGCCACCTTCAAGAAACGGATATAGATCGTGGCTAAGTTCCCCTTGTATGCATCTTAGCATTACAGTTTTCACAAGAGGAACCCAACGCGACTGCTTGAAAGATATATCAGAACCAGGGCCTTCATCAGTATCTTCAGCTTCCGGTATGTCATCCAGCGCGTTGCATTTACCAGGCCTAAATATATCTATGTCTAAATGAAGGGCATTTGTTATCGGATAAACATCAGTGAAAGATAAGTCAGCTTTTGATAATATGTCGAAGAAAATTTGTTTAGGTATTCCCTTCTTGAAGAAAATGTATAGTAGCAGTACCCTGAGCTTTTCATTGGTTTCATAACTTTTACTTGCAAGGATGTTCATAAGGTCTGGTAGAATGCTGTTCGTGATGGGTTTATCTTCTGCGGATTTTCCCAAAGCCAAACTCTGTTCCATTTCAGCAAGTATGTTTAATCCTCTGCAGAACAAAGTCATGCATTCGCCAGCTATGCTTCTGAAGTTATCCAGAGATACATTTCTGTGTGTAATCAAGTGCTTTCGAACAGCATCTCCAAGCTCAGGAAGTTTCTGCAAACGAGGATGACTCTCCGATGCTCTGGCCAGAATTATGCCATATTTCATACTATCGAGAGCTTTACCGACATTAGCGATGTGTTCGTGCCTCAGACGACACCATGTTTCGTCGTCTTCAGTCAAAGAAATGGGAAGGCTGTCTTCTTTCTTTGTCGTCGTGGAAGTTTCGCTTGAATTCGAAAGGTTTTTAGCGTAAACATCATCGTTAATATTCAGGATGTCGTACGCCATTGCTTGAAACGTAAATTCATGGACAAGTGGAGAGATACAGTCGAAGCCACGATCCAACACTAGAAACTGACATTGAACATCAGATTCATTACGACTGTTcgcagaagaaaaattttcatacTCCTTCAACTCCTGCTGCACAGCCTGTGCAAGTATAAGATTTTTTATAAAAGCCCTGCGATACCTTATCAAAGGAATAACTCCAAGAGTGGAACAAAGTGATACAATCTTCTTTGCAATCTCTTTTACATGGTTCATGTTTAATTCATAGCAGACATcaaagaaacttgaaaaaaatatcctGTCATCTAGAGAAAAAACTTGAGATTCACATGGTATAAACATAATACCAACTTCTTTGAATGTTTCAACGAAACCGATATTTGAATATtcacagatatttttaaatacttcgtCTTCGACGGGAGACAAGAAAAATAGATGAGCACTCTTGTACATGGTGGCATGTGTAATGAGATCACTTTTCAGAAGGTCTACACTTTCCGTGGTTCCATATAAAAGATAAATTGCAGAGAAATATATTAGTGGCTCTCTGAATTGCTCAAGGTGCTCAATAAGAGCAATATTGTAAGCAAAAATCTCTTCAGTCTTAAAGCAAGTAGAAAGGAATTTCATAGCGAATTCATCAACAACTAGAATTTTCCATTCCTTCTGTTTCATGAGCGGCTTGAAAATGTTTTCAGAGAATATTTGACGGCATATTTTCTGTATGCCTAATCTCGAAGTCATAACAAAAGTAGACGAAATTCATCAAAAATTAATATAgtaatattagaaaataaaaacatagtttgcagaaattaaaaacattaaaagttacTCGTGAAATTGTTTGGCAAAATAAATACATGGCACGTGTTTCACTAAATCTAACTaatgctcattttattttaaggCTAGGCTTGATTAACATTACTAGAGGaaattgttagtttattttaaaaaattctggagCAGTTTGGCTGATTTGAATTTGCTAGTAATTACTTTCACATAGCACTTTAGCAGTTAGATTTTTTTATGGGCTAGaatggggatacatgatcctccACGATACTTGCTGAACCCCTCGAATCTCgacaagggtcattccatagaaatgtcaacctcagtctcagatttttttttttttttcacaaagccctaattgtgaccTCTCATTAAATTCAGCacactttctagtacataaacccagtaacagttttcaaaaaattcattcggtgtttttcttctggctctaaacgtgcgaggttgaagaaaaggcttagcatacgcaaaaaaTATGCGTCTAGGTTTTTTtgttaagtgtaaaaatttttgcaaatttttaaaagaactatgttattccaaaagattagatgttggcccaatataATTGATTGTTCTTTCTACATATATTATAagactagcagtacccacacagcgatgcccgtgctaaaaatttagttgatgtccgttgaataaaaaaatggaCGCCCCCTTCCCCTCTGATATGaagtgatcatttttctttgtataaaatacgTACCCAaccttttcacaaaaaaaaaaaaaataatttgaattctgacattttgaatttaaattatgtatttcgcaatcacgagttgaagcagggccctactcattggagttattgtttccagaaacggcTCCTGTACCCCCAagtctgcccctcctcctgggcggttacgtgtgcagagttgtgtgtgtgtaggtttgtgtgtgcacgtaggcgtgtgtgagtgtatgtgtgtgaagtcgtgtgtttgtatgtgtgtgagcgtgcgtgtgtgtaggtcatGGAAGCTTCCGATCAGGAAAAGCGGattgctcaggaccgggggacagccgccgcgcctgcagaggacgacgggcggtggtgctgcagcaggtccctggtccaagctgaaaaaggaaccacaacgtcaaggacggtcaagtgaaaacaataagcaatcgtgattgctcaaaaaaaaaaaaaaacctattcaagtttctttggaatttaaaacttttcgtcaaatgatagatttacatttgctttaaaaccctatttagcgagtgaagcggtttttactgcaatataaaatatttcgccaaataaacaaaaacagacatcaaataatatctttcaaatgtaaaaataatttcataactctattgtttatcgccaaacttgcccagcaaccacgcaatatttatctaactattttatttatttttgacttttttttgcttttcaggatatttttaagatgcattaagccttctttcatgctttttgagcaatcacgattgcttattgttctcatttgactgttttgaattcctatcattttattttcctgctagcaccaccgtcgcgtcggcctcacgatgctgctcctcttaccGTCTCCAGgtagcgtccatatcctacacacacacgcctacacacacacatacacagactcatgcctgcgcacagacacaagcacacactcctacacacacacacgaacgcctacacacaaagAGCTGCATACAcaacaaacacgcacacacatgcatacatacacacatatgcgcctacacaaacacacacacatgcgcctaaacaaacacacacgcgcattcatacacacacacgctcgtgattgcgaaaaacataatttgaattcaagatgccaaaaattcaaattaatatattttttcttctttctctgacttttactgggaaagtaggctgaaaaatgaatctattgtttattgatgatttcattttagttgtttaatacatacagaacattttagtatcagaaaattgattatatcacgcTACGGGAAAACTTTGACAGCCCTTCAACTATTTGTATCGCGTCGTATTTCTAGGAGTAATTCAGCTttcattgtccctagaacattATTGCGTAACGTtagtgaacatttcaaacaactctcaaattcatctaaaatattttgcatctttcccgcataacgcggataagataaatgaacgTATATCCGCggttctaacgttaagagcctaatgtctactactgccgaaaattgtaacactgaagggaaGTTGCGGTCTCACAAACCGCTTCTaaagaaagcaatgaaatttaaaccagatgcacttgtctaaagatactgataagcaaaaggggatgttcaaggtcacaaaacaaaaagctattggaaaAAACCagtcaatcggactgaaaatgaaataggggggATCCGATGAACTTTTGAGCGATGTGTGAGACCgaacctcccctgttaagggttaaaagGGCATCGCCGTGGAACTCTGGAGGTCGTGAAAGTGCTAATACAAGACTTATAAAGGACATTCTGGAAGCAGACTACAAAGCAGTCTTCAAAgcttactatatatatatatatatatatatatatatatatatatatatatatatatatatatatatatatatatatatatatatatatatatatatatatatatatatatatatatacatatatatatatatatatatatatatatatatatatatatatatatatatatatatatatatatatatatatatattagtgcaATAATTTTCAAACTTCTATACTTTATTATGATAACTAAATGACTATTTTTCTTTCAGCAATATTTTCACGTTAGGATAAcgatattatacaaaaaaaaggattaatttacagtaaaaactgataataaatatatttttttttaaagagaataataattttacttctgtttttctgaaattattaGCATTCTGTCAGTGCTTCGTTAAATATTGTAGGCaagggtgtgcacagaaattttggggcgcgtcacaaatgacttttccgagcccccctccacattgtttacccctatatttta
The sequence above is drawn from the Uloborus diversus isolate 005 unplaced genomic scaffold, Udiv.v.3.1 scaffold_304, whole genome shotgun sequence genome and encodes:
- the LOC129233270 gene encoding protein ROP-like, giving the protein MYKSAHLFFLSPVEDEVFKNICEYSNIGFVETFKEVGIMFIPCESQVFSLDDRIFFSSFFDVCYELNMNHVKEIAKKIVSLCSTLGVIPLIRYRRAFIKNLILAQAVQQELKEYENFSSANSRNESDVQCQFLVLDRGFDCISPLVHEFTFQAMAYDILNINDDVYAKNLSNSSETSTTTKKEDSLPISLTEDDETWCRLRHEHIANVGKALDSMKYGIILARASESHPRLQKLPELGDAVRKHLITHRNVSLDNFRSIAGECMTLFCRGLNILAEMEQSLALGKSAEDKPITNSILPDLMNILASKSYETNEKLRVLLLYIFFKKGIPKQIFFDILSKADLSFTDVYPITNALHLDIDIFRPGKCNALDDIPEAEDTDEGPGSDISFKQSRWVPLVKTVMLRCIQGELSHDLYPFLEGGSEEPLLKGGYSRSWCADGKREDASKLIFYIVGGVTYSEMRCAYEVMKMYPEWDIFIGGDTLITPNEFLERLGGLSRFFGNT